The region AAAAAGTAGGATTGGTCATCCCCACTAATGAGATATGTGGACGTGTCTCTAAGATGTTTAGTTGCCCTAAACACCTCCAAACAGACAGCGTATCAGAATTTATCTGTATTCTGCCTTGTTCCTGTCAGAAGAGGATGGTCTTGCCAATGGCCATGTTGAGGAGGAATCAGGGGCTGGCATGATTACACCTGTCAGATCTCCAGTCACCAGCTACTGGAGCATCACAGAGGGCCCCGACCACCCGCTCCTCCTCTCCCCGGCCCCCGGGCCCTCTGGACGAAAGCCCAGGGTCCAGAGGGCCTCACGTCCAGGCCTCAGCCGGATCCCAGGTCGGGACCACCGCCGCTACTACCACGAGTACTGGCGCAGCGAGTACCTCATGGACTTTGACCCCCAGCGGCATGGGATGATTTGCATGGTGTGCGGCAGCTCACTGGCCACCCTGAAGCTCAGCACCATAAAGAGGCACATCAGACAGAAGCACCCTGACTCCCTGCTGTGGAGTGCTGCCGACAAGGAGGTGATCCGCTCAGGCTGGGAGAGCCACCTGAGCCTGGGGGGAGGTCATAGGTCATATAGCTCTGCTGCTGGACCTTCACCtcaggaagaagaggagcagcTGGACTCAGGCCAACATACTGCAGGTGAGTAGGACTCTACTTAGACTGGATTGGCTAGAAGTGTTCTAGATCTCACACTTGGTGGCAGTAAGAGTTTTTGTTTGGGCATGGAGTGTGAGGAGGAGACAATGATGTAATGATTGACTGATGATGTGCAGGGGAATGAAGAGAGAATGACTTTGCCTGGACATGACTGTTTCAAGGTAGcctatgtaaaatatatttaaggtgacagaaaaaaatcacagaataGAGTCATGTTTAAAATTTCAACTATAATACAGATTACTcgtatatattatacattatatagcaccctttttaattttaaatgattaaattttttctcatttaaggCAAATAAAGTGAATACCACAGCTTTTGAGAtttcaaaaaattgaaaaaacagaaatgggtTATTATTAAAGGTGCTATAGGTAAGTTTTTGCTATGGCTACATAGCCCTCATTCGCATTACCATAACGCAACATAGCattgtttacttaccagtccagagttcagcatcaaacttcatttctTTACTCATCAGAAGCTGTCTTCActggtggaaagcaatgccgatgttaactcttgttttgcttctatttctaccACTTATTTTCTTCTGCTGAAGTTACACACAACTACACAACACTATCCCCCCTCATAAACATATGATCAGACAAAAATTAAAGtctgtaaattaaaagaaaatattttatacagtTAACTGCTCAGTCATATCTGTAACATTtgtttattatgattatcagtACTTAGATTGGTGAAAATATGAGATATAtggtgttaatcagtgagctttacaAGTGTTGGTAGGTGCATTTTTGAATTCatattgatcttttcattttgttcttgcgctttttacatttactggttactaaagtacatttacatgtacGCAAGAAACCAGGTTACTCAGAGAAACCAGGTTACAGGGATTTGAAGAACGTGTTTACATGCACgtgttacattatttttttatatatataattttttttttttttttttttttgcgaggTGTCTATatcagagcagacagacagacagtgcaGTAGGaggacaaacagacacaggcagaGCATGTGTTCCTCACAGCGTGAAAGTGTCTGAATTTAAATGTCCAGCAATGGAAACAACCTATTTATAGACTTGTAGAGGATACCTTGTGTTAGTGAAAGTTTCAGTCAGACTTTGCATGGAGTCATTGCAAACACAAGGACACATTGCTCCATGTTATTATCTCTCCTTTCATCTAACCTCTCTGCCATCCCTGTCTGCAGTCTTTTGTCATGCAGGAAGTGTTGTATATATCATGTATACTTATAAAAAGGTGATTAGAAACCCGGTTACCTGCATACATAGCTCAGACATTTCCAACAAAAAGCATgtgaaaataaagttatttcATAGcctgctttctcttttctttatggTTTCCATGTTCTCTGTATTTGCATGCCCTTTGTTACCTTCCCGACACTTCctggcatttttgatttttcttcttcttttttattgttattttattgatattgttATTGTATAACATTCAGATATGATTCAGTAGCTACATACAAAGTGCATTAGTTTGGGTACAAACAACATTccacattaaatgaaatataaaagtaaataataaagaGATTATTACTGAATAAGTCATAGTAAGTAGTGTAGCACAAGTAAAGAAAAGACATAAAGTCAGCGAACTACagtaaaaatgtctgttacagcagtgtattttaaatgtttattaaaatgtgctaacattagccattATGATCATGATTATACTAGACCAAGTAGGACTGTAGCAGCAAAAGATCCCTGAGTTAAATGAAATTAGCAAGAgtccattaatttttttatgaattcaactttccATCTCTGTGAGTTAATGTGCTGTGTCTTCTTTTAGAGGTTACATAgtgtaactttaaaaaacatattttgagtATGTGAAATTTACTCattaaaatgatgacatttacaataaaacagtTATTATTACATTTCAATTTACTTGTAATGTTTTACCCCCAGTTAAAACAGAATTCCCTGTATATTTAAACAGGAAATTAGTGCAACGTCAAtgcattatttgttttgtttagccAGACTTCCTTCATGTACAAGCTTACATCACTCTTTAATGGTTTTAACGTAGCATTGTTTGTTCTTGTTCcttcattgaaaaaaacaaaaacaaccacatatacacacaggcCTGTAGATTAAAAGtcaaatgaatgatggttttaaagGTCCTTTTGCTCCCTGGTGGTAGTATCAGAAGGaaccttttgtatttgtttgttttatattttccaaataCAAGTTGTCCCCTCTTTCTTGATTCTCAGCAGAACCCCTGGACCCTGTGACACCCCAGGAGCAGCCACAACAACCCCTCAGTCTGTCTCCACGGTCTGAGGAAGTTGACGCCCCACAGCcccaggaggaggagcaggatgGACCATCAGCTCGGACCCTGGAACGCTACCTGAATGACTCGCTGCACGCCTGGTTCCGCCAGGAGTTCCTGATGGAGTATGAAGCAGAGGCTGGCCGGTTGCTGTGCATGGTGTGTGGAGGAGAACTGCCGTCGCTTCACCTGGACCACATCAAGAGCCATGTGCTGGACACCCACCCCAACTCCTTGGTCTACAGCTCCGAGGAGAAGCACTGCATCCTGCAGGCCTGGGCTCAGACTCATGGTGAGGACAGACGGCACAACACTATAtgcactcaaaaacaaaatgtgcagtTATTAATGAGGAAGTACAAAGTAAGTACGAAGTACATTTTATCCTAAGTTGTTCTCCAAAAACCCGCAAGCCAGATTAGTTTGGTTCACTGCTTAAGAAAATATAGAAAGTAAACTACAACAGCTCTCAGTATATGACTGTGAATGTATAGTTTGAtagattaattttattatttagtctTATCTGTCTGACCTTTGAAATGTATTGACATCACATGCAGGAGTCCATCTGTCCACCACCCACCAACCCTTTTTATCCACTGCTTATCTGAATCAGagttgccatggtaacacaGTGAACAAGTACTTTTAGGAGTTCTTCAGTGTGTTTCATTATTATCCAACGATATCCTCCATGATTACTTGGTTTGATCATCCAAACCACTTCCATGAATCTTTGATTTGGGTACAGTGCCAAAACCTCATGGGTACTGTTGTTAAATCCCAAAGAAGTAatcttttaatatctttttaatgttataaatgttGTATGTTTCTCTGCCCCATAACAGAAGAGTCAGATAACTCAATTAAATCAGAGCCCAGCACCAAAGAAGGTGGGGTGGACCTCTTTGCTCAGGATGTGGAGGCCATCCAGCTCAACACTGACTTGTACCCAGAAAGTGATGGCCCTTTAACTCAGGACACTTGTCTTATCGGTGAGGACGGTGGCGTTGGAGTTCAACAACAGGGACCCCAGCCCCTCCGCCAGCCCAGGAAGAGGCGGCTGCGTGGGGGCAACCCATGGAGACTCCGCCTTGACTACCTGGTGGCCTATGGGCCTCAGGGCCAGGACACATTCTGCATGGTGTGTTCTCAGGTCCTGCGCGAAACCAAGGTCAGCAGCTTTCGCCGCCACATCCAGGAATGTCACCCTGAGACAACAACCTTGAGCCGACAAGAAAGGGAAGCCATGGCTGCTGCCTGGACCAAAGATTACTCTAGTGAAGGCATGCAAATTCAAGATGGTGAGATGATTTTAGCCATTGTTACATGctactgtaaaactgaaaatgattaaatagtGGCCCGTATTTTTGTCAGCTGAAGAGAGAGGCCTTGTTTGTGCTAGAGACAGCGCTTCATTCcttattttccttgtttttaagtgttttatccctgtttttctgatctgctgttttaatttgcttttaaatgaacTATTTCTCCATGTTTACTTGTTGACTTGATATATTCATTATAATGTGCATTTCCATCGAGACAACAACACATTCATGTCATACtcacctctctgctgctctcagtttttctttttaaaagaaatactatTTTCCTACGCTAATTATTTCCAGTAGcttgttttgcctttgttttttgcAGGTGTTAAGCTTGTGTCAaataaaactcaacacttcctgcacagatgtttcacatttaaagcTTGCAACTTAGATTTACACATATTTATTTGGcagatgtttttattcaaaGCGACTTAGAATTTGATAAGAACAAGAGCTAGAAGTTCTCTAAAACTAGCAGTGCATTCttctcaaacaaaacaataaaaatgtgttgacaGTATTATGGTGTAAGTTCttcaagttatttttatttttttgttagtttttttaagaaataaaggCTTAAGTAAGTTCCAGCATTGCaggcttttaatatgaaacatttGCAAGAAGTGAGGAATTACACTGACAGTAGCTtaacagtgattaaaaaaaccccagcaaaGTACAAATGATTGGAATAAATGagtgaataaaaactatttcttttaaaaaacaagagtgagagcagagtggtgagtatgacatgactgaTGGCATTaatgctgtggaaatgtacattacacTGAATTTAATATGTGAGCCATTACAGTACGTGCTCACTGACATGGCCCTTTACACATTTTATCTGGGCATGTCTTTGAGAAATTTAGAAAAACTGCACAATTCCTTGAAAATTTTTAGCCAGTGTTCATACTAACAGTATAATGTGATTTGAGCAAATAGGATGAATAGAGTGTGTCCTAGTTTGGCTAGGATGCTGTTCTTTCTTGAAGTCTCACTAGGTGATGTAGCCTGACAACAGTTTTTCATACATCTTTTTCTCAAATCCTCACATATTACAGCTTTGagatacaaaaatacaacatagcAACTTGTGATATAGGTGGGACAGCTGTGTTTGTTAGTAGAAGACATAGACAAGAGTATTAAAACAAGgtagtttaatttagtttaactACAGCAGCACCTtccctctcattcatttattgttttagcAGAAATCAACCCTAGTGAAGCTACTACAGGAGAAACAAATGAGGACGCCTCCCCTGATGTCAGAACACCCAGTAAAATGGTGAAGAAGGAGGAGGGTGTTAGCGGACGGAAGGGTAAAGCAAGGGACAGCAGCATCACAGCCACACCTTCTCGTCACGGCCATTACCCCGGGAAGGACCAGAGGAGGAACTACCAGGTGCGCTGGCGGATGGAGTACCTAATGGACTACGACTGCAGGAGACACGGGCTGATCTGCATAGTGTGTGGAGCCACTCTGGCCACGCTGAAGGTCAGCACCATCAAGAGACACATCCAGCAGGTACATCCCCACTCTCTGGACTACAGCCCAGAGGAGAAGCATCAGGCCTTGCTGAGCTACAACCAGACTGCCCTGCACTTCGTCCACTCTGATGACTGCTTCTCCTCCCAGGACCACGGACACACCG is a window of Xiphias gladius isolate SHS-SW01 ecotype Sanya breed wild chromosome 12, ASM1685928v1, whole genome shotgun sequence DNA encoding:
- the si:dkey-106g10.7 gene encoding uncharacterized protein C11orf95 homolog isoform X1; protein product: MEEKETGEREPVDLRCAEQAELLSLIISGEEEATQEESDIGEEDGLANGHVEEESGAGMITPVRSPVTSYWSITEGPDHPLLLSPAPGPSGRKPRVQRASRPGLSRIPGRDHRRYYHEYWRSEYLMDFDPQRHGMICMVCGSSLATLKLSTIKRHIRQKHPDSLLWSAADKEVIRSGWESHLSLGGGHRSYSSAAGPSPQEEEEQLDSGQHTAAEPLDPVTPQEQPQQPLSLSPRSEEVDAPQPQEEEQDGPSARTLERYLNDSLHAWFRQEFLMEYEAEAGRLLCMVCGGELPSLHLDHIKSHVLDTHPNSLVYSSEEKHCILQAWAQTHEESDNSIKSEPSTKEGGVDLFAQDVEAIQLNTDLYPESDGPLTQDTCLIGEDGGVGVQQQGPQPLRQPRKRRLRGGNPWRLRLDYLVAYGPQGQDTFCMVCSQVLRETKVSSFRRHIQECHPETTTLSRQEREAMAAAWTKDYSSEGMQIQDEINPSEATTGETNEDASPDVRTPSKMVKKEEGVSGRKGKARDSSITATPSRHGHYPGKDQRRNYQVRWRMEYLMDYDCRRHGLICIVCGATLATLKVSTIKRHIQQVHPHSLDYSPEEKHQALLSYNQTALHFVHSDDCFSSQDHGHTELAPSPSHFGT
- the si:dkey-106g10.7 gene encoding uncharacterized protein C11orf95 homolog isoform X2, translated to MEEKETGEREPVDLRCAEQAELLSLIISGEEEATQEESDIGEEDGLANGHVEEESGAGMITPVRSPVTSYWSITEGPDHPLLLSPAPGPSGRKPRVQRASRPGLSRIPGRDHRRYYHEYWRSEYLMDFDPQRHGMICMVCGSSLATLKLSTIKRHIRQKHPDSLLWSAADKEVIRSGWESHLSLGGGHRSYSSAAGPSPQEEEEQLDSGQHTAEPLDPVTPQEQPQQPLSLSPRSEEVDAPQPQEEEQDGPSARTLERYLNDSLHAWFRQEFLMEYEAEAGRLLCMVCGGELPSLHLDHIKSHVLDTHPNSLVYSSEEKHCILQAWAQTHEESDNSIKSEPSTKEGGVDLFAQDVEAIQLNTDLYPESDGPLTQDTCLIGEDGGVGVQQQGPQPLRQPRKRRLRGGNPWRLRLDYLVAYGPQGQDTFCMVCSQVLRETKVSSFRRHIQECHPETTTLSRQEREAMAAAWTKDYSSEGMQIQDEINPSEATTGETNEDASPDVRTPSKMVKKEEGVSGRKGKARDSSITATPSRHGHYPGKDQRRNYQVRWRMEYLMDYDCRRHGLICIVCGATLATLKVSTIKRHIQQVHPHSLDYSPEEKHQALLSYNQTALHFVHSDDCFSSQDHGHTELAPSPSHFGT